From Topomyia yanbarensis strain Yona2022 chromosome 1, ASM3024719v1, whole genome shotgun sequence, one genomic window encodes:
- the LOC131676549 gene encoding uncharacterized protein LOC131676549, which translates to MSAQVEREIGECIATKDWRKVIDIGQSSPIEERVKYLWVWPLQLDLEKIKDCFSRFGIGSVLSIGCGTGLLEWLINNATGIHISGVELDKKWWTSKYASKTYIPLVFAEAQGNVIQGQQRWHAMMFCYFNDGCAFREYVKNFNGCYVIIIGPKEGKGIHTDPLPFRVNFPTGQCWERCCELQIGSEHLNHFVIYRRQ; encoded by the coding sequence ATGAGTGCACAAGTAGAGCGTGAAATCGGTGAGTGCATTGCCACTAAGGATTGGCGAAAAGTAATAGACATTGGCCAGTCATCACCAATCGAAGAGCGGGTAAAATATCTTTGGGTCTGGCCGTTACAATTGGATCTCGAGAAGATAAAGGATTGCTTTAGTAGGTTCGGTATTGGCAGCGTACTCAGTATAGGCTGTGGAACAGGCCTACTAGAGTGGTTAATCAATAATGCAACTGGAATCCATATATCAGGCGTTGAATTAGACAAAAAGTGGTGGACATCAAAGTATGCTTCAAAAACTTACATTCCTTTAGTGTTTGCGGAAGCTCAGGGCAATGTGATTCAAGGTCAACAACGCTGGCATGCAATGATGTTTTGCTATTTCAACGATGGCTGCGCATTCCGTGAATATGTAAAAAACTTCAACGGTTGCTACGTGATAATCATTGGGCCTAAAGAAGGAAAAGGAATTCATACCGATCCGCTACCTTTTCGAGTAAATTTTCCTACCGGTCAATGTTGGGAACGCTGCTGTGAATTACAGATTGGAAGTGAACATTTGAATCATTTTGTGATTTATCGAAGGCAGTGA
- the LOC131676548 gene encoding gastrula zinc finger protein XlCGF52.1 codes for MTPPVLKECIVCHKQLKSRSSRLYHEHCQDPKLKPFKCIHCGRTFSSRSHKTFHEESHQGRRLSCDRCDKSYQHQRDLDLHLREHDRSKIHKCNMCLEHFNSQQALVKHRRSHGETKHFKCDQCDLTFSLKGNLVKHIKVLHSKEKRFSCGQCSKTFYRNNALTFHMLSHQARNFQCKTCEKEFVDARNLERHLKIHVSLKEFLCDVCGISSTRKDNIIRHVKSFHPEMNPGNVVLRDELGDRLDAIKKDAQQSNKSLLITEPKADRPVSNRVSVIQVVGVPKPLEITTSTTKSSITQKTDQYPKPATKLDPLEIYRKILKPSTEDDDDADNHKTLALTQANISTKTTGELLPPPATLTTTVSAANTNNSSSNNFVSINNFSEVHWRKRTSQIFTNSTR; via the coding sequence ATGACACCGCCAGTATTAAAGGAGTGTATTGTATGTCATAAGCAACTGAAGAGCCGTTCCAGTCGACTTTACCACGAACACTGCCAGGATCCGAAGTTAAAACCATTCAAGTGCATTCATTGTGGGCGCACTTTTAGCTCGAGGTCGCATAAAACATTCCACGAGGAGAGCCACCAGGGACGACGACTTTCGTGCGATCGTTGCGATAAATCCTACCAACATCAACGCGATCTAGATCTACATCTGCGAGAGCATGACCGAAGTAAGATTCACAAATGCAACATGTGCCTGGAGCATTTCAACTCGCAACAAGCATTAGTGAAGCATAGACGGAGCCACGGCGAAACAAAGCACTTCAAGTGCGACCAATGCGATTTAACCTTTAGCTTGAAGGGTAATTTAGTAAAACATATCAAAGTTTTGCATTCCAAAGAGAAGCGATTCTCTTGTGGACAATGTAGCAAAACGTTCTACAGGAACAACGCACTAACATTTCATATGCTGAGCCATCAAGCTAGAAACTTCCAATGCAAAACATGTGAGAAAGAATTTGTCGATGCCAGGAATCTAGAAAGACACTTGAAAATTCACGTATCACTCAAGGAGTTCCTATGCGATGTATGTGGAATTTCAAGCACGAGAAAAGACAACATCATTAGACATGTCAAAAGTTTCCATCCTGAAATGAACCCCGGTAACGTGGTTCTGCGAGATGAGCTAGGGGATCGTTTGGATGCGATTAAAAAAGATGCTCAACAAAGCAATAAATCTCTGTTAATTACAGAACCAAAAGCGGATCGACCTGTTTCAAATAGGGTTAGTGTAATTCAAGTGGTTGGAGTACCGAAACCCCTTGAAATTACTACATCTACCACAAAAAGCTCTATTACACAGAAGACTGACCAGTATCCTAAACCAGCCACTAAACTTGATCCGCTAGAAATTTATCGTAAAATTTTGAAGCCCAGCACAGAAGACGATGATGATGCTGATAATCATAAAACTCTAGCACTGACCCAGGCGAACATTTCCACTAAAACAACAGGTGAGCTACTCCCGCCACCAGCGACGCTGACAACAACTGTATCTGCTGCCAATACTAACAATAGTAGCAGCaataattttgtttctataaatAATTTCTCTGAAGTTCATTGGCGCAAGCGAACCTCACAGATCTTTACGAATTCGACTAGGTGA
- the LOC131676550 gene encoding uncharacterized protein LOC131676550 isoform X2 has protein sequence MFKQPREIQRKVERIKLLNISLKSFIFSRDYYNIPTPSFSSTSSSWSWLLSSSKQGYHLISTPHNISRSKTLLYRLIVQTFLALFLVTKCCDAAKQDALQSSTGCAFPKRWEGRWFQSGVQQEITIEGSTLSTRGRCIASEGDKFLLVNEKGCHRCVVIYQKHINILQYKESMGCKGRETLHYLCEQIPGDALLYSMFKINPEPIKCPLSGSFTFTYNRGHGECKNPVSKMDMCTEDSRLLLNFQACPDVSGTESTVEELTCLAWWKDGNSRYLVGLVSHYHATSNEDRFRCFVYEKISGSGAANADAEYKLAQSGDATCNGLESAEVGSRIMTLKRAPITERCDFPAWFKGPRHWHALMGNANYIFHPSDGSLHIVKPSGYMEARALCEQINKQTTTEMMAVVHHTTGCTSGYMCVMFYRRDTHVAELQMGTPAARLEDACTTENFDVHRTPFVTLLANNPETQICPMEGYYSIKGFLIPSSSISRHKRNHNNKSRMHRHREVVSFRNQENADSYYYSMEKRKAFSRMRRTAAVAQVLQQPSDNVTQDFYNLESTRARRETMGCNINHNTNRRLYIGCNENTVIEVKPKCKNDEEETYTCHGHWQENQTTFIIAKHLSSQHGVCISYVPIEGNQVQVYAGDTCHRPGMLQAEAGATTTGGFGGGGNSGGVTTTHKTMSNVTVIGKCGDTSTSITLHYRNNSWMILTVLTIVLFNSILR, from the exons ATGTTCAAGCAACCTAGGGAAATTCAGCGTAAAGTCGAAAGGATTAAACTATTAAACATTTCACTCAAGTCGTTCATTTTCTCTCGTGATTATTATAACATTCCTACACCATCATTTTCATCAACGTCGTCGTCGTGGTCGTGGTTATTATCGTCATCGAAACAAGGATACCATTTGATTAGTACACCACACAACATCAGTAGAAGCAAAACGTTATTATATAGGTTGATTGTTCAAACTTTTTTGGCCTTGTTCTTGGTAACAAAATGCTGTGACGCAGCGAAGCAAGATG CTTTACAAAGTAGCACGGGGTGCGCTTTTCCAAAACGATGGGAGGGACGATGGTTTCAATCTGGGGTACAACAGGAAATTACTATAGAAGGATCAACTTTAAGTACTAGGGGAAGATGTATCGCTAGTGAGGGAGACAAATTTTTATTAGTGAACGA AAAAGGATGTCATCGATGCGTTGTAATATACCAGAAGCATATAAACATACTACAGTATAAAGAAA GTATGGGATGCAAGGGACGCGAAACGTTACACTACCTTTGTGAGCAAATCCCCGGCGATGCACTACTCTACAGTATGTTCAAGATCAACCCAGAGCCCATCAAATGTCCACTGTCGG GTTCATTCACTTTTACGTACAATCGAGGTCATGGAGAGTGCAAGAATCCAGTATCCAAGATGGATATGTGTACAGAAGACAGCAGGTTACTGTTAAATTTCCAGGCCTGTCCAGACGTATCCGGTACAGAGAGCACAG TGGAAGAACTGACTTGTCTTGCATGGTGGAAGGATGGCAATTCCCGGTATCTGGTCGGACTGGTTTCACACTACCATGCGACCTCGAACGAGGATCGCTTCAGGTGCTTTGTGTACGAAAAGATCAGTGGGTCAG GAGCAGCGAATGCAGACGCTGAATACAAGCTAGCTCAGTCCGGTGATGCTACCTGTAATGGGTTGGAAAGTGCAGAAGTTGGTTCGCGAATCATGACACTGAAGCGCGCTCCGATAACGGAACGGTGTGATTTTCCGGCGTGGTTCAAAGGCCCTCGACATTGGCATGCACTGATGGGAAACGCAAACTACATTTTCCATCCGAG TGACGGTTCGTTACACATTGTGAAGCCAAGTGGGTATATGGAAGCACGGGCGCTCTGTGAGCAAATCAACAAACAGACGACCACTGAGATGATGGCCGTCGTTCATCATACAACTGGATG CACATCTGGGTACATGTGTGTGATGTTCTATCGACGAGATACTCACGTAGCTGAGCTACAGATGGGAACGCCCGCAGCTAGGCTGGAGGATGCGTGTACGACTGAAAATTTTGACGTGCATCGGACTCCGTTTGTTACTTTATTAG CTAATAACCCGGAGACCCAAATCTGCCCGATGGAAGGGTACTACTCAATTAAAGGTTTCCTCATTCCTTCCTCGTCGATTTCAAGGCACAAACGAAATCACAATAACAAGAGTCGGATGCACAGGCATCGGGAGGTGGTAAGTTTCCGCAATCAGGAAAATGCGGACAGTTACTACTACAGCATGGAGAAGCGAAAAGCTTTTTCTCGAATGAGGCGGACGGCCGCAGTGGcacaggtgctacaacagcctAGTGATAATGTCACACAAGACTTTTACAATTTAG AATCTACCCGAGCTCGTAGAGAAACGATGGGATGTAATATTAATCACAATACCAACAGACGTTTATATATAGGATGTAATGAAAACACTGTAATAGAAGTTAagccaaaatgtaaaaacgacGAAGAAGAAA CGTACACCTGCCATGGTCACTGGCAGGAGAACCAGACGACGTTCATCATCGCGAAACATCTCAGTTCGCAGCATGGCGTCTGCATCAGCTACGTGCCAATAGAGGGAAACCAGGTGCAAGTATACGCAGGTGATACGTGTCACAGACCCGGAATGCTTCAAGCCGAAGCTGGTGCGACGACAACGGGCGGGTTCGGAGGTGGTGGCAACAGTGGCGGAGTAACCACTACTCATAAGACTATGTCAAACGTTACCGTTATAG GCAAATGCGGCGACACTAGCACATCGATCACGCTACATTACCGTAACAATAGCTGGATGATTCTCACTGTATTAACGATAGTGCTATTTAATTCTATTCTAAGATGA
- the LOC131676550 gene encoding uncharacterized protein LOC131676550 isoform X1, translating into MFKQPREIQRKVERIKLLNISLKSFIFSRDYYNIPTPSFSSTSSSWSWLLSSSKQGYHLISTPHNISRSKTLLYRLIVQTFLALFLVTKCCDAAKQDALQSSTGCAFPKRWEGRWFQSGVQQEITIEGSTLSTRGRCIASEGDKFLLVNEKGCHRCVVIYQKHINILQYKESECEDMYSGQLNPAAMPIHSVLKSDHSRGAHPNMNGHSRLSSSDPYIRSNEDSDNCMGCKGRETLHYLCEQIPGDALLYSMFKINPEPIKCPLSGSFTFTYNRGHGECKNPVSKMDMCTEDSRLLLNFQACPDVSGTESTVEELTCLAWWKDGNSRYLVGLVSHYHATSNEDRFRCFVYEKISGSGAANADAEYKLAQSGDATCNGLESAEVGSRIMTLKRAPITERCDFPAWFKGPRHWHALMGNANYIFHPSDGSLHIVKPSGYMEARALCEQINKQTTTEMMAVVHHTTGCTSGYMCVMFYRRDTHVAELQMGTPAARLEDACTTENFDVHRTPFVTLLANNPETQICPMEGYYSIKGFLIPSSSISRHKRNHNNKSRMHRHREVVSFRNQENADSYYYSMEKRKAFSRMRRTAAVAQVLQQPSDNVTQDFYNLESTRARRETMGCNINHNTNRRLYIGCNENTVIEVKPKCKNDEEETYTCHGHWQENQTTFIIAKHLSSQHGVCISYVPIEGNQVQVYAGDTCHRPGMLQAEAGATTTGGFGGGGNSGGVTTTHKTMSNVTVIGKCGDTSTSITLHYRNNSWMILTVLTIVLFNSILR; encoded by the exons ATGTTCAAGCAACCTAGGGAAATTCAGCGTAAAGTCGAAAGGATTAAACTATTAAACATTTCACTCAAGTCGTTCATTTTCTCTCGTGATTATTATAACATTCCTACACCATCATTTTCATCAACGTCGTCGTCGTGGTCGTGGTTATTATCGTCATCGAAACAAGGATACCATTTGATTAGTACACCACACAACATCAGTAGAAGCAAAACGTTATTATATAGGTTGATTGTTCAAACTTTTTTGGCCTTGTTCTTGGTAACAAAATGCTGTGACGCAGCGAAGCAAGATG CTTTACAAAGTAGCACGGGGTGCGCTTTTCCAAAACGATGGGAGGGACGATGGTTTCAATCTGGGGTACAACAGGAAATTACTATAGAAGGATCAACTTTAAGTACTAGGGGAAGATGTATCGCTAGTGAGGGAGACAAATTTTTATTAGTGAACGA AAAAGGATGTCATCGATGCGTTGTAATATACCAGAAGCATATAAACATACTACAGTATAAAGAAAGTGAGTGTGAAGATATGTATTCAGGCCAGTTGAATCCGGCTGCAATGCCTATTCATAGCGTTTTAAAAAGTGATCATAGTCGGGGGGCTCATCCCAACATGAACGGGCATTCACGATTATCGTCATCGGATCCGTATATACGATCCAATGAAGATAGCGACAATT GTATGGGATGCAAGGGACGCGAAACGTTACACTACCTTTGTGAGCAAATCCCCGGCGATGCACTACTCTACAGTATGTTCAAGATCAACCCAGAGCCCATCAAATGTCCACTGTCGG GTTCATTCACTTTTACGTACAATCGAGGTCATGGAGAGTGCAAGAATCCAGTATCCAAGATGGATATGTGTACAGAAGACAGCAGGTTACTGTTAAATTTCCAGGCCTGTCCAGACGTATCCGGTACAGAGAGCACAG TGGAAGAACTGACTTGTCTTGCATGGTGGAAGGATGGCAATTCCCGGTATCTGGTCGGACTGGTTTCACACTACCATGCGACCTCGAACGAGGATCGCTTCAGGTGCTTTGTGTACGAAAAGATCAGTGGGTCAG GAGCAGCGAATGCAGACGCTGAATACAAGCTAGCTCAGTCCGGTGATGCTACCTGTAATGGGTTGGAAAGTGCAGAAGTTGGTTCGCGAATCATGACACTGAAGCGCGCTCCGATAACGGAACGGTGTGATTTTCCGGCGTGGTTCAAAGGCCCTCGACATTGGCATGCACTGATGGGAAACGCAAACTACATTTTCCATCCGAG TGACGGTTCGTTACACATTGTGAAGCCAAGTGGGTATATGGAAGCACGGGCGCTCTGTGAGCAAATCAACAAACAGACGACCACTGAGATGATGGCCGTCGTTCATCATACAACTGGATG CACATCTGGGTACATGTGTGTGATGTTCTATCGACGAGATACTCACGTAGCTGAGCTACAGATGGGAACGCCCGCAGCTAGGCTGGAGGATGCGTGTACGACTGAAAATTTTGACGTGCATCGGACTCCGTTTGTTACTTTATTAG CTAATAACCCGGAGACCCAAATCTGCCCGATGGAAGGGTACTACTCAATTAAAGGTTTCCTCATTCCTTCCTCGTCGATTTCAAGGCACAAACGAAATCACAATAACAAGAGTCGGATGCACAGGCATCGGGAGGTGGTAAGTTTCCGCAATCAGGAAAATGCGGACAGTTACTACTACAGCATGGAGAAGCGAAAAGCTTTTTCTCGAATGAGGCGGACGGCCGCAGTGGcacaggtgctacaacagcctAGTGATAATGTCACACAAGACTTTTACAATTTAG AATCTACCCGAGCTCGTAGAGAAACGATGGGATGTAATATTAATCACAATACCAACAGACGTTTATATATAGGATGTAATGAAAACACTGTAATAGAAGTTAagccaaaatgtaaaaacgacGAAGAAGAAA CGTACACCTGCCATGGTCACTGGCAGGAGAACCAGACGACGTTCATCATCGCGAAACATCTCAGTTCGCAGCATGGCGTCTGCATCAGCTACGTGCCAATAGAGGGAAACCAGGTGCAAGTATACGCAGGTGATACGTGTCACAGACCCGGAATGCTTCAAGCCGAAGCTGGTGCGACGACAACGGGCGGGTTCGGAGGTGGTGGCAACAGTGGCGGAGTAACCACTACTCATAAGACTATGTCAAACGTTACCGTTATAG GCAAATGCGGCGACACTAGCACATCGATCACGCTACATTACCGTAACAATAGCTGGATGATTCTCACTGTATTAACGATAGTGCTATTTAATTCTATTCTAAGATGA